A portion of the Stigmatella aurantiaca DW4/3-1 genome contains these proteins:
- the msrA gene encoding peptide-methionine (S)-S-oxide reductase MsrA produces MFLSTKKLKIPSPAEALPGRAEPMPVPDKHFVLGTPLKGPLPAGFQVAVFGLGCFWGAEKKFWQTPGVYSTAVGYAAGPTPNPTYREVCSGMTGHNEVVRVVFDPAKVSYEALLRVFWENHDPTQGMRQGNDVGTQYRSGIYTSDEAQKRTAEQSRDAYQKALTAAGHSAITTEILPAPEFYFAEDYHQQYLAKNPDGYCGLGGTGVSCPVGLGVSRA; encoded by the coding sequence ATGTTCCTTTCGACGAAGAAGCTGAAGATTCCCTCGCCCGCCGAGGCGCTTCCGGGCCGCGCGGAGCCGATGCCCGTTCCCGACAAGCACTTCGTGCTGGGCACACCGCTGAAGGGCCCCCTGCCGGCGGGCTTCCAGGTGGCGGTGTTTGGCCTGGGGTGCTTCTGGGGCGCGGAGAAGAAGTTCTGGCAGACGCCGGGCGTGTACAGCACGGCGGTGGGCTACGCGGCGGGCCCGACCCCCAACCCCACCTACCGCGAGGTGTGCTCGGGAATGACGGGCCACAACGAGGTGGTGCGCGTCGTCTTCGACCCCGCGAAGGTGAGCTACGAAGCGCTGCTGCGCGTCTTCTGGGAGAACCACGATCCGACGCAGGGCATGCGCCAGGGCAACGACGTGGGCACCCAGTACCGCTCGGGCATCTACACCTCGGATGAGGCCCAGAAGCGCACCGCCGAGCAGAGCCGGGACGCCTACCAGAAGGCGCTGACGGCCGCGGGGCACAGCGCCATCACCACGGAGATCCTCCCGGCGCCGGAGTTCTACTTCGCCGAGGACTACCACCAGCAGTACCTGGCGAAGAACCCGGACGGGTACTGCGGGCTGGGCGGCACCGGGGTGAGCTGCCCGGTGGGCCTGGGCGTCTCCCGCGCCTAG
- a CDS encoding DUF962 domain-containing protein: MSERIATYAEFWPFYLREHSKPVTRWLHFVGTSLGLGIAVTAVRLGKGSLIPAALVSAYGLAWVGHFGIEKNRPATFKYPLWSFISDFRMLGLMAVGQLGPHLERARAGALPPPVPAAVEGGKAV, from the coding sequence ATGTCCGAGCGCATTGCGACCTACGCCGAGTTCTGGCCGTTCTATCTGCGTGAACACTCGAAGCCTGTCACGCGCTGGCTGCATTTCGTGGGCACCTCGCTGGGGCTGGGGATCGCCGTCACCGCCGTGAGGTTGGGCAAGGGCTCGCTCATTCCCGCCGCCCTCGTGAGTGCCTATGGCCTGGCCTGGGTGGGGCACTTCGGCATCGAGAAGAACCGGCCCGCCACCTTCAAGTACCCCCTCTGGTCGTTCATCTCCGACTTCCGGATGCTGGGGCTGATGGCCGTGGGCCAACTCGGTCCTCACCTGGAGCGGGCCCGGGCGGGAGCGCTCCCGCCCCCCGTCCCGGCCGCCGTGGAAGGCGGGAAGGCCGTCTAG
- a CDS encoding glycoside hydrolase domain-containing protein produces MTQELGRTHEAQYLLNRSLNYVHLFSPSVGFFRARKSDGSWFVPDANFKPNTWGCGFTEGNAWHDSTLVPHDGQALANLYPGKSALANKLDAL; encoded by the coding sequence ATGACCCAGGAGTTGGGCAGGACCCACGAGGCGCAATACCTGCTCAACCGCTCGCTGAACTACGTCCACCTCTTCTCCCCCTCGGTGGGTTTCTTCCGGGCCCGGAAATCGGATGGCTCCTGGTTCGTCCCGGATGCCAACTTCAAGCCGAACACCTGGGGATGCGGCTTCACCGAAGGCAATGCCTGGCATGACAGCACGCTCGTGCCCCACGACGGCCAGGCCCTGGCCAACCTCTACCCGGGAAAGAGCGCGCTGGCCAACAAGCTCGATGCCCTGTAG
- a CDS encoding M20/M25/M40 family metallo-hydrolase translates to MLRVLHWPLLLLLLPTWALAQGPKEPKKEPKPRPPVDCKLAGPQRAAQFSAEALPGRPLSERYAEYVGTCGLDDVVALTQQLVRFKTVSGELPAAKSPGVAALGRFLRKWAQAHGFDYRVVGNQDVFELSWGTDAPHLGLLFHADVAPATASEWRHDPFDPQVMEGKLYGRGVSDGKGPLATALVSLAMAQEMGLKPWKGRVLVLIGNGEQGGRKGMAHYVQTQPLPTHAVSVDAEYPVVVAQSGFAVLNLEAPLRAREEKDSGRLVAVDASAGEGLTLVPASASLELLPAQGTSSEQGLALVQKALEAVRRERPSLAAEVKLRLVPGVAAGSRIVLSVRGRTAPSAQPEKGQNALWDLSVIAGQLPLSENGLSAMLRTIARRLEGDHYGERLGIAGQDLLMGPLVVAPTLLQVKDGKVSLRLHLHRPRNEEGTEDFHKGLDHAVALITQETDGWVKEGGGRVVGEPYLANTSGPLVAKLLEVYKLQRGMGEGVKPISFRGETDARLFPRGVDFGPRLPGEPRLGQAPDEFISLERLALNTRMLAAALQALVFSPNAP, encoded by the coding sequence ATGCTCCGCGTTCTCCATTGGCCGCTCCTTCTCTTGCTTCTGCCCACATGGGCCCTTGCCCAAGGGCCGAAGGAACCCAAGAAGGAGCCCAAGCCCAGGCCCCCGGTCGACTGCAAGCTCGCAGGGCCCCAGCGCGCCGCCCAGTTCTCCGCGGAGGCGCTGCCTGGCCGGCCGCTCTCCGAGCGGTATGCCGAATACGTAGGCACGTGTGGGCTCGATGACGTGGTGGCCCTGACGCAGCAGCTCGTTCGCTTCAAGACGGTGAGCGGTGAGCTTCCCGCGGCCAAGAGCCCCGGCGTCGCCGCCCTGGGCCGCTTCTTGCGGAAGTGGGCCCAGGCCCACGGTTTCGATTACCGGGTGGTCGGGAACCAGGACGTGTTCGAGCTGTCCTGGGGCACGGATGCGCCCCACCTGGGGCTCCTCTTCCACGCGGATGTCGCCCCCGCGACCGCGTCCGAGTGGAGGCATGACCCGTTCGATCCCCAGGTGATGGAGGGGAAGCTCTATGGCCGGGGGGTCAGCGACGGCAAGGGGCCCCTCGCCACGGCACTCGTCTCACTGGCCATGGCCCAGGAGATGGGTTTGAAGCCGTGGAAGGGCCGGGTGCTCGTCCTCATCGGCAATGGCGAGCAAGGGGGGCGCAAGGGGATGGCGCACTATGTCCAGACCCAGCCACTGCCCACCCACGCCGTCTCCGTGGATGCGGAGTACCCCGTCGTGGTGGCGCAGTCCGGCTTCGCCGTCCTGAACCTGGAGGCGCCCCTGCGCGCGCGGGAGGAGAAGGATTCCGGACGGCTGGTGGCCGTCGATGCCTCCGCCGGGGAGGGGCTCACCCTGGTTCCAGCCTCCGCCTCCCTGGAGTTGTTGCCCGCCCAGGGCACTTCGTCCGAGCAGGGGCTCGCGCTGGTCCAGAAAGCCCTGGAGGCGGTCCGCCGGGAGCGGCCCTCGCTTGCCGCCGAGGTGAAGCTCCGCTTGGTGCCCGGTGTCGCGGCCGGTTCGCGCATCGTTCTTTCCGTGCGGGGACGGACCGCTCCCTCCGCGCAGCCGGAAAAAGGGCAGAATGCGCTCTGGGATCTGTCGGTCATCGCTGGGCAGTTGCCCCTGTCGGAGAACGGCCTCTCGGCGATGCTGCGGACGATTGCCCGCAGGTTGGAGGGGGACCATTACGGGGAGCGCCTGGGCATCGCCGGTCAGGACCTGCTCATGGGGCCTCTCGTCGTGGCGCCCACCCTGCTCCAGGTGAAGGATGGAAAGGTGTCCCTGCGCCTTCACCTGCACCGGCCTCGCAATGAGGAGGGCACCGAGGATTTCCACAAGGGGCTCGACCATGCCGTGGCGCTCATCACCCAGGAGACCGATGGGTGGGTGAAGGAGGGGGGAGGCCGTGTCGTGGGAGAGCCCTATCTGGCGAACACCTCCGGGCCGCTCGTCGCGAAGTTGCTGGAGGTCTACAAGCTCCAGCGTGGGATGGGCGAAGGGGTCAAGCCCATCTCCTTCCGGGGAGAGACCGATGCCCGGCTGTTTCCCCGGGGGGTGGACTTTGGTCCCCGCCTGCCCGGTGAGCCCCGCCTGGGCCAGGCCCCCGATGAGTTCATCTCCCTGGAGCGCCTGGCCCTGAACACCCGGATGCTCGCCGCGGCCTTGCAGGCCCTGGTCTTCTCGCCGAATGCACCCTGA
- a CDS encoding DUF2203 domain-containing protein, with translation MASQGRANACCVGMRYFGVDEANRMVPLLNRTFERVRPWVTRAQEISKELEALRSQGKRDAFTETLQEQHTALLERIRAELHPLQEMGIEVKAADGLVDFHALLSERTVYLCWRYGETSVDHWHELETGFAGRQRIEDPDAFAPTYLS, from the coding sequence ATGGCCTCCCAGGGCCGGGCCAATGCATGCTGCGTGGGCATGCGCTACTTCGGCGTGGATGAGGCGAACAGAATGGTCCCCTTGCTCAACCGGACCTTCGAGCGGGTCCGGCCTTGGGTCACGCGCGCTCAAGAAATCTCCAAGGAGTTGGAGGCCTTGAGAAGCCAGGGCAAGCGCGATGCCTTCACGGAAACACTTCAGGAGCAACACACCGCGCTGCTCGAGCGGATCCGCGCCGAACTCCACCCGCTCCAGGAGATGGGCATCGAGGTGAAGGCAGCCGATGGCTTGGTGGACTTCCACGCGTTGCTCAGCGAGCGCACGGTCTACCTGTGCTGGCGTTACGGCGAGACGTCGGTGGACCACTGGCATGAATTGGAGACCGGCTTCGCGGGGCGCCAGCGCATCGAGGATCCCGACGCCTTCGCCCCCACCTACCTGAGCTGA
- a CDS encoding YgaP-like transmembrane domain, translated as MLLVGFMATRTGRWVRILTGAGMVLGGIAAGSPRGAVVALAGLAPLVSGALDVCLLAALSGHSVRGADIRRRLGLKDDEPLLRRALPRPSARAIMYLH; from the coding sequence ATGCTTCTGGTGGGTTTCATGGCAACGCGCACGGGGCGCTGGGTCCGCATTCTGACGGGGGCCGGCATGGTGCTGGGAGGAATCGCCGCGGGAAGTCCGCGGGGGGCCGTGGTGGCGCTCGCGGGACTGGCGCCCTTGGTCTCGGGGGCCCTGGACGTGTGCCTGCTCGCCGCGCTCTCGGGGCATTCCGTTCGCGGCGCGGACATCCGGCGCCGCCTGGGCCTCAAGGACGATGAGCCTCTTTTGAGGCGCGCCCTGCCACGGCCCTCTGCCCGCGCCATCATGTACCTGCACTGA
- a CDS encoding glycoside hydrolase domain-containing protein — translation MVGTSSDALIADAYLKGVRNFDVPAAYDSMMRYSSGSDRGRQGMSRSMTSPSPR, via the coding sequence ATGGTGGGGACCAGCTCGGATGCGCTCATCGCCGATGCCTACCTGAAGGGCGTGCGCAACTTCGACGTCCCGGCGGCCTATGACTCGATGATGCGCTACAGCAGCGGCTCGGACCGGGGCCGCCAGGGCATGAGCCGCTCCATGACTTCGCCATCTCCCAGATGA
- a CDS encoding c-type cytochrome — protein MRWAGLLVGLLAAGCGESSSSAADFGEELFQDARLSESQFNRFSCATCHATTPSPAAGSLLAGHTLHNTAFRPSWWGGYETDLLNAVNFCYVHFMRGVAPLTREEPKSRALYEYLVRISPEPQAPALPFTVVKDIMEVPRGTVRRGAEVYRAACQDCHGEPHTGKGRLTEQASVLPEVVNDYDILFPGVPQSLVVIEKVRHGQFFGVGGNMPLYSLEALSEEDLGALLAFLEL, from the coding sequence ATGAGGTGGGCCGGACTGCTGGTGGGACTGCTGGCCGCGGGCTGTGGGGAGTCCTCCTCCTCCGCCGCGGACTTCGGCGAGGAGCTGTTCCAGGACGCCCGGCTCTCGGAGAGCCAGTTCAACCGCTTCTCGTGCGCGACGTGCCACGCCACCACGCCCTCGCCGGCGGCAGGGAGCCTGCTGGCGGGGCACACCCTCCACAACACGGCGTTCCGCCCCAGCTGGTGGGGGGGCTACGAGACCGATCTGCTGAACGCGGTGAACTTCTGTTACGTCCACTTCATGCGCGGCGTGGCCCCGCTGACGCGCGAGGAGCCGAAGTCCCGGGCCCTTTACGAGTACCTCGTCCGCATCAGCCCAGAGCCGCAGGCCCCCGCGCTGCCCTTCACCGTGGTGAAGGACATCATGGAAGTGCCCCGGGGCACCGTCCGCCGCGGCGCCGAGGTCTACCGCGCGGCCTGCCAGGACTGCCACGGCGAGCCCCACACCGGGAAGGGCCGCCTCACGGAGCAGGCCTCCGTGCTGCCCGAGGTGGTGAATGACTACGACATCCTCTTCCCAGGGGTGCCCCAATCGCTCGTCGTCATCGAGAAGGTCCGCCACGGCCAGTTCTTCGGCGTCGGCGGCAACATGCCGCTCTACAGCCTCGAGGCCCTGTCGGAGGAGGACCTGGGGGCACTGCTTGCCTTCCTGGAGCTGTAG
- a CDS encoding sensor histidine kinase, which produces MHHAQCSGARANRPLRLEGAMFEQEPARDTSGKERDEPLRLAAFLRDHHQHILARWQNTTHALHSHRSAQGTPPVHHIPSLLEGITEALAHTEHGVPIQLPCILSDMHAFARLDQGFDIHELASEYGLLRRCILQQLAAAALRPSPSALALLEELLDQSLSRAMLSYTRLRERTMNALDGMMQAAMDSPDMETLLHRLLCLLMETSLQVDSATILLCEGDGLQVRAALGLGAEKSLGLRLRGGKSFAGRIAAGRQPMAVRPALEGVQDEDARRLGLLALYGVPLQEGGKLVGVAHMGSRTTHAFSEADTLLFRTMASRATSLIIQAQLRARELAARETAQRSLAMLDGLLDSSTMGIAILDRQLCFTRINEVLAKLNGASVQEHLGCAFRDRVNPFIATSLEPLIRKVLETGEPIEHFELSTPIGSEYLPGHTWLISLFPVRASTGELLGVGDVVVDITVRKEAERALEQAVSFREQLLAVLGHDLRNPLSAINASAYQLSRQKSLDARGRQAVERIRRSGARMGRMIDDILDFTRSRLGGGIPVTCQPMNMGEVCRNALDELQATFPQRQLLLEVQGDTSGSWDPDRVSQVLGNLVFNALQHGSEETPVRTVIRDEGAHVRMEVWNQGEPIPPEQLPHLFDPFKRRPSDQRPHEGRGGKRSLGLGLHIVRQLAQAHGGEVEAHSSAEKGTCFEVRWPHNRA; this is translated from the coding sequence GTGCACCATGCCCAGTGCTCAGGGGCCAGGGCCAACCGTCCCCTGCGGCTGGAGGGTGCGATGTTCGAGCAGGAGCCAGCGAGGGACACCTCCGGGAAAGAACGGGACGAACCCCTCCGGCTGGCTGCTTTTCTCCGCGATCACCACCAGCACATCCTCGCCCGGTGGCAAAACACCACCCATGCCCTGCACTCCCACCGGAGCGCCCAGGGCACTCCGCCCGTCCACCACATCCCCTCGCTGCTGGAGGGCATCACCGAGGCGCTGGCCCACACGGAGCACGGGGTCCCCATCCAACTGCCGTGCATTCTCTCCGACATGCACGCCTTCGCGCGGCTGGATCAGGGCTTCGACATCCATGAACTCGCCAGCGAGTATGGCCTGCTGCGCCGCTGCATCCTCCAGCAGCTCGCGGCCGCGGCCCTCCGTCCTTCTCCCAGCGCCCTGGCCCTGTTGGAGGAGCTGCTCGACCAGAGCTTGAGCCGGGCGATGCTCAGCTACACCCGGCTGCGTGAGCGCACGATGAACGCGCTGGACGGGATGATGCAGGCGGCGATGGACAGCCCGGACATGGAGACCCTGCTGCACCGGCTGCTCTGCCTGTTGATGGAAACCAGCCTCCAGGTGGACTCCGCCACCATCCTCCTGTGCGAGGGCGATGGCCTCCAGGTCCGGGCGGCGCTGGGCTTGGGCGCGGAGAAATCGCTGGGCCTGCGCTTGCGCGGAGGCAAGAGCTTCGCGGGCCGGATCGCCGCCGGGCGTCAGCCCATGGCGGTGCGGCCGGCCTTGGAGGGAGTGCAGGACGAGGACGCCCGGCGCCTGGGCCTGCTCGCCCTCTACGGGGTGCCCTTGCAGGAAGGCGGGAAGCTCGTGGGCGTGGCGCACATGGGCTCTCGCACCACCCATGCCTTCTCCGAGGCGGACACCCTGCTCTTCCGGACCATGGCCTCCCGGGCCACGTCGCTCATCATCCAGGCCCAACTGCGCGCCCGCGAGCTGGCCGCGCGAGAGACCGCCCAGCGCTCCCTGGCGATGCTCGACGGGCTGCTGGACAGCTCGACCATGGGCATCGCCATCCTGGACCGGCAGCTGTGCTTCACGCGCATCAACGAAGTGCTGGCGAAGCTCAATGGGGCCTCGGTGCAGGAGCACCTGGGCTGCGCCTTCCGCGACAGGGTGAACCCCTTCATCGCCACGAGCCTGGAGCCGCTGATCCGAAAGGTTCTGGAGACCGGGGAGCCCATCGAGCACTTCGAGCTGTCCACCCCCATCGGGTCCGAGTACCTCCCGGGCCACACGTGGCTGATCAGCCTCTTTCCGGTCCGGGCCTCGACTGGGGAGCTGCTGGGGGTGGGGGACGTGGTGGTCGACATCACCGTGCGCAAGGAGGCCGAACGCGCGCTGGAGCAGGCCGTCTCCTTCCGCGAGCAACTCCTGGCCGTGCTCGGGCACGACCTGCGCAACCCGCTGAGCGCCATCAACGCCTCCGCCTACCAGCTCTCCCGGCAGAAGAGCCTGGATGCCCGGGGACGGCAGGCGGTGGAGCGCATCCGCCGCAGTGGCGCCCGCATGGGCCGGATGATCGACGACATCCTGGACTTCACCCGCAGCCGGTTGGGCGGAGGCATTCCGGTGACGTGCCAGCCCATGAACATGGGCGAGGTGTGCCGCAATGCACTCGATGAGTTGCAGGCGACCTTCCCTCAGCGCCAGCTCCTGCTCGAGGTGCAGGGAGACACCTCGGGCTCGTGGGATCCGGACCGGGTGTCCCAGGTGCTGGGCAACCTGGTGTTCAACGCCCTTCAGCACGGGAGCGAGGAGACCCCTGTGCGGACCGTGATCCGGGATGAAGGCGCCCACGTGAGGATGGAGGTCTGGAACCAGGGCGAGCCCATTCCCCCGGAACAACTGCCGCACCTGTTCGATCCCTTCAAGCGGCGCCCCTCGGACCAGCGCCCCCACGAGGGGCGCGGCGGAAAACGAAGCCTGGGGCTGGGCCTCCACATCGTGCGGCAACTCGCCCAGGCACATGGGGGGGAGGTGGAGGCTCACTCCAGCGCGGAGAAGGGCACCTGCTTCGAGGTGCGCTGGCCGCACAACCGTGCGTGA
- a CDS encoding copper homeostasis protein CutC: MPKAIFEVCAFNLQSCLIAEQAGAYRVELCDNPTEGGTTPSYGTIKRTREKLSIKLYPILRPRAGNYYYDDDEISIIHEDIRVCRELGCDGISIGAQQRDGRIDKELMKEFVERAGPMGVTCNRAFDATPDMFQALEDLIDVGCERVLTSGQASTAPEAGKRLGELVKAARDRIIVMPGAGIRSSNIGQLMEESGAKEYHGSVRRPAANVMTHGNPHVLDAGNVYFPDKQELAIILEKMK, from the coding sequence ATGCCCAAGGCGATTTTTGAAGTCTGCGCATTCAATCTTCAGTCATGCCTCATCGCGGAGCAGGCCGGCGCCTACCGCGTGGAGCTGTGTGACAATCCCACCGAGGGGGGAACCACCCCGAGCTACGGAACCATCAAGCGGACGCGGGAAAAGCTGTCCATCAAGCTCTATCCCATCCTGAGACCCCGGGCGGGCAATTACTACTATGACGACGATGAGATCTCCATCATCCACGAAGACATCCGTGTGTGCCGCGAACTCGGTTGTGATGGGATTTCCATTGGCGCACAGCAGAGGGATGGACGGATCGACAAGGAATTGATGAAGGAGTTCGTTGAACGGGCGGGGCCGATGGGTGTGACGTGTAACCGCGCCTTCGATGCGACGCCGGACATGTTCCAAGCCCTGGAGGATCTGATCGACGTGGGGTGCGAGCGTGTCCTCACCTCCGGTCAGGCCAGCACCGCTCCCGAGGCAGGCAAACGCCTGGGGGAGTTGGTGAAGGCCGCGAGGGACCGCATCATCGTCATGCCCGGGGCGGGAATCCGTTCATCCAACATTGGACAGCTGATGGAGGAGTCCGGCGCGAAGGAATATCACGGCTCCGTTCGCAGACCGGCGGCCAACGTCATGACGCATGGCAATCCCCATGTCCTGGACGCCGGCAACGTCTATTTCCCGGACAAACAGGAACTGGCCATCATTCTGGAAAAAATGAAATAG
- a CDS encoding ornithine cyclodeaminase family protein, protein MSTLLLRRSDVVRNLQSLVLLSDMREAFRTDALARTVAPQRTRALLHAEGSTSVLFPGSLPGVPAYTVKVQARFSPQASGAQGVLQLHDLASGGLLALMDSVHLTNVRDGVLGALAADVLARPDARRVALLGAGPQAVLQLKSLRLVRTLSQAFVYDADPVLTAAFATRMYQELSLPVRMAGSVQEAVGEADIVVMLGGSRPGALLPEMLRPGTHLTLLSTEESGKGDLSPELLQRATFVCDHRGQAVSGGLGGAGIAEDAIHAELGEIIAGLRPGRTSPEQVTVFGGVGLPFQDLAAAWHVYLAAQGDEDVQRMDFGT, encoded by the coding sequence ATGAGCACTCTTCTGCTGCGCCGTTCCGATGTGGTCCGGAATCTTCAATCCCTCGTCTTGCTCTCGGACATGCGGGAGGCTTTCCGCACGGATGCGCTTGCCCGCACGGTGGCCCCTCAGCGCACCCGGGCCCTTCTGCACGCGGAGGGCTCCACCAGCGTGCTCTTTCCAGGCAGTCTGCCCGGCGTGCCGGCCTACACCGTGAAGGTTCAAGCCCGGTTTTCTCCGCAAGCCTCCGGGGCCCAAGGGGTGCTCCAACTCCACGACCTGGCGTCTGGGGGCTTGCTGGCCCTCATGGACTCGGTGCACCTCACCAACGTGCGCGATGGCGTGCTGGGAGCGCTGGCCGCGGATGTCCTGGCCAGGCCGGATGCCCGCCGCGTGGCGCTCCTGGGCGCGGGTCCCCAGGCGGTGCTTCAGCTCAAGTCGCTGCGGCTGGTGCGGACGCTGAGCCAGGCGTTCGTGTACGACGCGGACCCGGTGCTCACCGCCGCCTTCGCCACGCGCATGTACCAGGAGCTGTCCTTGCCGGTCCGGATGGCGGGTTCCGTGCAGGAAGCGGTGGGGGAGGCGGACATCGTCGTGATGCTGGGGGGGAGCCGCCCCGGGGCGCTCCTGCCGGAGATGCTGCGGCCAGGCACGCACCTCACCCTGCTGAGCACCGAGGAGTCCGGGAAAGGGGACCTCTCTCCGGAACTCCTCCAGCGCGCCACCTTCGTTTGCGATCACCGGGGGCAAGCGGTGTCGGGGGGGCTGGGGGGCGCCGGCATTGCCGAGGACGCCATCCACGCGGAGCTGGGAGAGATCATCGCGGGGCTGCGGCCCGGGCGCACCTCGCCGGAGCAGGTCACGGTCTTCGGCGGGGTGGGACTGCCCTTTCAAGACCTGGCGGCTGCCTGGCACGTCTACCTGGCGGCACAGGGGGATGAGGACGTGCAGCGGATGGACTTCGGTACCTGA
- a CDS encoding NmrA/HSCARG family protein, translating into MDSLLSVLVTGATGQQGGALARQLLDRGHRVVALTRDPDSPAAQALHKRGAHLVMGDFDDMSSLEKAARGVTSVYAMATPFEQGTEAEVRHGAHLVDAARRAGVKHFVYSSVAGADQLTGIPHFDSKHEVEHYLRHSRVPYTILGPTFFMENFMGPMFREGLAAGILAMGLSPSRGLQMVSLEDLAAFTVQVFLDPEEFIGQRIDIASDEVTGQQATDLLSYASGHRLHYQQLPLDFLQERSDDMARMYAWLERVGYHADILTLRHTYPALGWHTFEEWSRGQDWSFMPEAPRPTPFLEPDDHPPSH; encoded by the coding sequence ATGGACTCGCTTCTATCGGTTCTGGTGACTGGGGCTACCGGCCAGCAAGGTGGCGCCCTGGCGCGCCAGCTCCTGGATCGAGGGCACCGCGTGGTCGCGCTCACCCGCGACCCGGACTCGCCCGCCGCACAGGCCCTGCACAAACGGGGCGCGCACCTGGTCATGGGTGACTTCGACGACATGAGCTCCCTGGAGAAGGCCGCCCGGGGCGTCACGTCCGTCTACGCCATGGCCACCCCCTTCGAGCAAGGCACCGAGGCCGAAGTCCGGCACGGCGCCCACCTCGTGGACGCGGCCCGGAGGGCGGGGGTGAAACACTTCGTCTACTCCTCCGTGGCGGGGGCGGACCAGCTCACCGGCATTCCGCACTTCGACAGCAAGCACGAGGTGGAGCATTACCTGCGCCACTCGCGGGTGCCCTACACCATCCTGGGCCCCACCTTCTTCATGGAGAACTTCATGGGGCCCATGTTCCGCGAGGGGCTCGCCGCCGGCATCCTCGCCATGGGGCTGTCCCCCAGCCGGGGGCTCCAGATGGTGTCCCTGGAGGATCTCGCCGCCTTCACCGTCCAGGTCTTCTTGGATCCCGAGGAGTTCATCGGCCAGCGCATCGACATCGCCTCGGACGAGGTGACCGGGCAGCAAGCCACCGACCTGCTCTCGTACGCGAGCGGCCACCGGCTCCACTACCAGCAGCTGCCGCTCGACTTCCTCCAGGAGCGCAGCGACGACATGGCCCGGATGTATGCGTGGCTGGAACGCGTGGGGTACCACGCGGACATCCTCACCTTGAGGCACACGTACCCGGCGCTGGGGTGGCACACCTTCGAGGAGTGGTCCCGGGGTCAGGACTGGAGCTTCATGCCCGAGGCTCCCCGCCCCACCCCCTTTCTGGAGCCAGACGATCATCCCCCTTCGCACTGA
- a CDS encoding YncE family protein: protein MSRFHWRWALVAPLLLTACQENDASDPLEIPELEYGPGTPWPSPGRIPPPGPLGRILITNSKEDTVSLLDLDTLGTANWGELTRVPVGLNPVELEGPHHSAASPDGAFYYVGISNYVEGGSGEGPHGSHGTGTADGYSLKMDALTHQLVGSVRVDRNPGDLLLSPDGRTLYQTHFDVLRISEVFQRGGSEQEMEARLAILDTQTLSRQAMVAVCPAPHAVRLAPDGRRLYIACYSDEVAIVDLVAPNHPVTRVKVSSNAGSAIAPRHEPYAITVSPTTGGVWVSSLRSRSVQYLDPVTLTMDPDRTVFLGGPPLFGAFTADGHTLYMPYQRGDALAIVDPATGSVLREIPLAPSGCLNAHQVELLPDGTHGLVVCEGDHEGPGTLHLVDLKEEKVLKTVEVGIFPDSVTLLRGKP from the coding sequence ATGAGCCGCTTCCACTGGCGATGGGCCCTCGTGGCCCCCTTGCTGCTGACCGCTTGCCAGGAGAACGATGCGTCCGACCCGCTGGAGATTCCCGAGCTGGAGTACGGCCCCGGGACCCCATGGCCCTCGCCCGGCCGCATTCCCCCACCGGGGCCACTGGGGCGCATCCTCATCACCAACAGCAAGGAGGACACCGTCAGCCTGCTGGACCTGGACACGCTGGGCACGGCGAACTGGGGCGAGCTGACACGCGTTCCGGTGGGGCTCAACCCCGTGGAGCTGGAGGGGCCGCACCACTCCGCCGCCTCGCCGGATGGCGCCTTCTATTATGTGGGCATCTCCAACTACGTGGAGGGCGGCAGTGGCGAGGGGCCGCACGGCTCCCACGGCACCGGCACCGCGGATGGCTACAGCCTCAAGATGGATGCGCTCACCCACCAGCTCGTCGGCTCGGTGCGCGTGGACCGCAACCCGGGGGACCTCCTCCTCAGCCCGGATGGACGGACGCTGTACCAGACCCACTTCGACGTGCTGAGGATCTCCGAGGTGTTCCAGCGGGGCGGCTCCGAGCAGGAGATGGAGGCGCGCCTGGCCATCCTCGACACCCAGACCCTGAGCCGCCAGGCCATGGTGGCGGTGTGCCCCGCCCCCCACGCGGTCCGCCTGGCCCCCGATGGCCGCCGCCTGTACATCGCCTGCTACTCGGATGAGGTCGCCATCGTGGACCTGGTGGCCCCGAACCACCCCGTCACGCGGGTCAAGGTCTCCAGCAACGCAGGCTCCGCCATCGCCCCCCGGCACGAGCCCTATGCGATCACCGTCTCCCCCACCACGGGCGGGGTGTGGGTCAGCTCGCTCCGGAGCCGCTCGGTGCAGTACCTGGATCCGGTGACGCTCACCATGGACCCGGATCGCACCGTGTTCCTGGGAGGGCCTCCACTGTTCGGCGCCTTCACGGCGGACGGCCACACCCTCTACATGCCGTACCAGCGGGGGGACGCGCTCGCCATCGTCGACCCGGCCACCGGCAGCGTGCTGCGGGAGATTCCCCTGGCCCCCAGCGGCTGCCTCAATGCCCACCAGGTGGAACTCCTGCCGGACGGGACGCACGGGCTCGTCGTCTGCGAAGGCGACCATGAGGGCCCCGGCACGCTGCACCTGGTGGACCTGAAAGAGGAGAAGGTGCTGAAGACGGTCGAAGTGGGCATCTTCCCGGACTCGGTGACGCTCCTGCGGGGAAAGCCATGA